The genome window TTGGAATTTCATCAAATGCCTTTCTGCAAATAAATTTACACCTAACCAATGACTTCTGAGAATATCTGTGTTATCCCTTCTACCATTTCTATTAAAATCTCCTTCAATTACTTCATATCGATATGTTGGCATTAAATACATACTTTTAATTGGAATAACATATCCCAAAGTATAGTTATAAGTTTCAGTATCGTTAGAAGCTTGACCTCTAAACCTTGTATATGCTCCTGAAGCATAATATCCGTTTACAGTGTATGTAAAATCATAGGTCAAAGCTTGAAGATCAAATTGTTTTCTACTTGGAGTTGTGATTGTATTATCAACATTGTAATCAGGCAGATCCTGTCTTACCAATCCTCCAGATTCAGAAGATTGATTGGTGAGAAAAGTCTGATTTGAAACACCTCGAGTAAAGGGTTCATACGAAGACATTACCTTTAACTCATTCATATGCATTCCACCTATCCCAATAGATAGTCTCTGATTGCTCTGAAAAATTTCCTCTCCTTCATGCCAACCTACATCATAACCATCCCTTATAAAACCACCAAATGGATCATAGGTGACTCTCCAATGATAAGCAGGCGATATCAATAGAGGTCTGGATCCACCCCTAGTTTCTGTGAGACCTGATTTATAACCCACACTTTCACTACTGGCACCTGTCCCATTTGTAATAGAACCTCTTACCAAGAGATGATTTTTATATTTATCAGAAAACAAACTCAGTGGATGAAATACATATTGTGCACCTAGGTCGAATTGAGGTAAGGTAGAATTTGCATACGATCTTTCAGGCGTTAAAAGATTTGCAGCAGAGCTCCACTCACGAAGAAAAGGGAGACGAATCTGACCTAGAAAAAGCATGCTCTCCATTACTGGAATATGAAACCAAAGATTTGCTTGGTATATTGATCCTTGACTTTTATTAATTTCAACTTGTTCAACTGCGCCTGTTATAGGGTTAGTTTTTGATGAAATATAAGGCCCTACAGATTGCTTTTCCATTGCAATCTGTGCAAGCATTCCCCACCATTTATTTCCTTCATAAATAAAACCAAACCTTAATCTTCGAAAATTCCAATCCACAGCATTGTAGTCCGATGACCCGTTGTTAAAGCTTGACTCACGTTGTCCTGACATACCTCTAAATTGAATGCGACCTGCAATTAATAATTTTTCTTTCTCTAATTCTTTAGGTCTATTTGCAAATCCTTCAGAAATTGGCAATGCTCGCACATTAGAGATATAAAATTTTTCAATTTCTTCAGTTGGTTCTTCTGCTACAATATCTTTCTCTTGCTTGTTAGGTTCTTTAATATCTGATAGTGGAAATCCTTCTACATCAGGAATTTTATATACTTGATTTTTCTTGGGTTTGTTGTCTTGAGAATCTGCGAATATTGATATATTATAAAAGAAAATGACAGCTATTACGGCAATTTTCATCTAGTTTACATTATATTTAATATTAGAATATTTGTCAAAAAAAGATTTACGATTAAGTTCATTAATTAGAATATACAGTATGACTAAGAGATTAACTTTTACAGTCTTATTTCTTTTTTATTCTATCACTCCTTTGCTTGCAGAAAAACTTTTGCTAATAAGTGACAAACCTTATGTGTTGGACAGAAATACTTGGAAATATTTTTTTAAAAATTCTTCTTGGAAAAGCAATGAAATCCTAGAAGCTGACCGGGATCACCTTTATATCTATCTCAACTCGTATAAAATTCCTGAGACAATGGAATGGAAACGACCATCTTGGGGACTCTGGAATTTAAAAGAAAATTCATTTCAACCTTACTCTAAAATACCTTCTAATTTAATTCCTATTAGAAGAGTTGGAAATCACATTTATCTTTCCAATAAGAATGAAACTGAATACTCTTACTACGATTCGGACCAAGAGAAGATATTAAAAATTCAGTCTTCGATAAAGATTCGAGGTTGGTTTCCACGTGCGGACAATAGCATCGCCTACATCATTGAAGATGAAAAATGTGATAGCTTCAAAGGATCAAAGAAAGGGAAAATGTGGAGTATTTGTGTAATGAGTTCGGATTTAGCTCAGATAGAAAAAATTAGTTCCATTGAACCCGGAATAAATCCTATGCTTACTGGAGATTCAGATAACTTTATTGTAATATGGCATAAAAATTTAAAAGATAAAGTTTGGATTTTAGATTCTATCAATCTAGATAATGGCTCAATAAAACTGATTACACAATCAAATCATGAAGATTTAAATAAACAGCAAACTCCTTTCTGGCTTTCCTGGATTGGAAACAATTGGATCATATATGAAAGATTTATTCAGCCAACAAATCCAGAAGCAAACAGTTCGACATCTCCGGCTAACAAAGAAGAGATTGTGACAGCTAGCAATCAGAAATCTTACATTGCCTATAATATTTCGAGTGAAAAGAGAAAAGAAATTCTATTAGACGAACAAGCTGAATTACTTTCGGAACCGGGTAGATTATCCAAAAGAACTTTCAGTTATAGTCCCTACTTGATTGTGATCAATTACAATAAACAAGATAACGGAATGAAGGTAATTGATGTGGAAGAGTTGAAAGTACTTTTAGAGACCAAATTTCCGTTCGAAGAGCTAAAAACTAAAAAGCCAGTTCATGCCGTATACCATCCGTAGAAAGGGATTATTCATAGGTTAGGTTAGGTTAGGTTAGGTTAGGTTATTTAATTAAAATTGAAAACTCATAGAGAATTAGATACTTTATCATTTTCGATTCAACATTTTTCCTTCAACCCAGCCGTAAGCAACAGGAACTAAGTATAAGGTAACCAAAGTTGATAAGAACATTCCACCAAGTATGGTGATTGCCATTGGAATTCGGGTTTCTTCGCCAGGTCCAATTGCTAGTGCTGGCGGGATTGCTGCAGCTATAGAACTAAACGAAGTCATAAGTATCGGACGCATTCGAAGTGGGCTTGCTTCCAAGATTGCTGAATGCATTTCTTCTTTATAATTTTCTAAAGAATTAGCAGAATCAATATCCGCATTTTCAAAAGTTTTCTTGGATCTAGCCTTTGAAATTTTCTTAGAAGTTTGTAATTTATGTCTTACTTGATTGATAAATTCAACCAGAATGATTGAGTTTTTCTTAACTAAACCTAACAAGAGTATCAATCCTATAAAACTATATACGTTGATACTCTGACCAAAACTATAAAGTGCGATTAAAGCACCGGAGAAACTAAAGGGTAACGCCAACAATATATAAATTGGCTGTCGCAAATGATTGAACTGACTTGCGAGTATCATATACGAAATCAAAATACCAACACCTAACACAGCTATTAAACTATTCATTGACTCGGAAGATGTTTTTGCTGCACCCGTTATTTTTGCAATATAGCCTTGAGGCAGAATTTCTTTCGCAATGCGAAGGGATTCTTCAATAGCCTGTTGCTGAGAAAAAGGATCCTTAGGATTGCCATAAATTGTGATTGATCTCGCCCTATCAACACGTGTGATATTTTTTTGAGATTCAGTTTCTTCAAATTTCAACAATCGACTTAGCATTACAATTTCGCCATGCGTATTTCGGACACTAGTCTCATATAGAGATTTTGGATCTTCACCTTCTTTCTTATCAATACGCACTTTGACATCGTAGGTTCTGCCGTTCTCGGTGAATTTGCCAGCCTTTCGTCCACCCATGAGTGTTCCAACCGTATTTCCAATATTTGCTATACTAACACCCATTAAAGCTGCAGATCTACGATCAGGAACTAACCTTAATTCTGGTTGACCTTTATTGTAGTCAGAATCCACGTCAGTGAGGTAACCACTATTTTCCAATTTTTCTTTTAATATCTCAGAATTTGAGGCGAGAACATCCCAATCTGATCCGGTCACTTGAATTTCAACTGGATAACCACGTCCCGCACTGAATCCACCTAGAGAAAAATCTTGAATAGAAATTTTCAAACTAGGAGCAACAATTGGAAGCTCATTTCTCAATTTTTCAAAAATTTCTTTCTGAGTAATTGACTTACCTGTATCAGAATTGATTGGTCGATCATTTTTATTTTTGAGAGTTGCATAGATCATTGCAGTATTGACATCGCCGCCACCAACTCCACCGACTGCGATAAAATAAGAATAAATTTCTTCCTTACTACGAAGATAGTCTTCGATCGGTCTTACTTCTTGATCAGTTCTATATATCGAGTATCCCACGGGAGCTCTCATTCGAATCAGAAACCGACCAGTATCTTGAGCTGGCACAAATTCTTTCTTCAAGGGGATAATAAGCAATAGAGATAAAGCAAAAAAACCAAATGATAATGAAATAATAGTTTTAGGGTGATTTAATGACCAATCGAGTGTTTGTCGGTATTTGTCCTGAATAGAAATCATCCTACTATCCACCCATGAATCAAATTTTGATAATTTGACTGATTCATCATCCTTAAATTGGGATGCTCGCATGGGTGTAAAAGTTAAAGCTTCGAATAACGAAAGCAGTACGGCAACGGACACAGTGACCGCAAATTCCAGAAAATACCGCCCAATGATTCCTGATATAAAAGCAACTGGTAAGAAAATTGCCACAATCGCAAGAGTGGCAGACAAAGCCGCAAACTGTACTTCCTTGGTTCCTTTGATTGCTGCCTCACGCCAACCTTTTCCCATTTCTCTGTGACGTACAATATTTTCTAAAACCATGATCGCATCGTCGACAACGATTCCTGTAGCAAGCGTTAAACCTAACAGAGTAAATGTATTCAGAGTAAAACCAAATAATTCTAGAAAGAAAAAGGTTCCAAGAATGGATGTCGGGATCGCTAACAAAATGTTCCATGTAGATTTCCATGAGCCTAAGAAGATTCTAGTTACAAATCCTGTGAGCAATGCCGAAAGCAACATTGTAAATTGCAATTCACCAATTGACTCACGAATGAAAATTGTATTGTCTGATGCCAATTGCAATTTATATCCGTCTGGAATATCATCTTGAAGGCTCTCGACTAATTCCTTTATATTGTCTGCGATATCTACTGCGTTGTAACCTTTTAATTTCTTGATCCCAAGACCGATCGAAGGAGATCCATTGAATCGAGAAATTCTGCGAATATCATCCAATCCATCTTCAATCTTTGCAATATCACCAAGCTTTATTAAACTGTAGATAGGAACGCCACTTCTGGAATTCACGTAAATTTCCTGAAAACTGGAAACTTGTGGAACTTCTCCAATAGAACGCAAACCATATTCCTCTAAACGGTTCTCGACACGTCCACCGGGAATTTCAATATTTTGCTCTAACAGTGTATTGGTGATATCATCAACAGTAATTTCTCGTTGAGTTAATTTCTTAGGATCCAAATAAACATTTACTGTGCGATCAACATAGCCACCAAGATATATCTCACCAACACCTGGAATTTTTTGGAATTGATCCTTAAGAACATCCTTTACATAGAGAACCATATCCTTCTTGGAATGCACATCAGAAGTAAGTGATACCCAGACAATCGGATTGTCTTCAGGATTGGATTTCATTAAGATAGGTGGATCCATCTCAACAGGCAATTTATTCTGAACCTGTGCTATCTTAGTTTGAATTTCTTGCAGAGCAACATCAACATCACGGCTCAATTCTAGCTCTACCGCAATATTTGCAGTATAGTCTTTGGAATAAGATTTTATTTCTTTTACACCTTCGAC of Leptospira sp. GIMC2001 contains these proteins:
- a CDS encoding efflux RND transporter permease subunit, giving the protein MLTFISIRNPIFAWMMMIALIGLGGFSMSRMNLSQMPDVDFPVVNVILNLDGATAKVMETDVVDIVEEVILTVEGVKEIKSYSKDYTANIAVELELSRDVDVALQEIQTKIAQVQNKLPVEMDPPILMKSNPEDNPIVWVSLTSDVHSKKDMVLYVKDVLKDQFQKIPGVGEIYLGGYVDRTVNVYLDPKKLTQREITVDDITNTLLEQNIEIPGGRVENRLEEYGLRSIGEVPQVSSFQEIYVNSRSGVPIYSLIKLGDIAKIEDGLDDIRRISRFNGSPSIGLGIKKLKGYNAVDIADNIKELVESLQDDIPDGYKLQLASDNTIFIRESIGELQFTMLLSALLTGFVTRIFLGSWKSTWNILLAIPTSILGTFFFLELFGFTLNTFTLLGLTLATGIVVDDAIMVLENIVRHREMGKGWREAAIKGTKEVQFAALSATLAIVAIFLPVAFISGIIGRYFLEFAVTVSVAVLLSLFEALTFTPMRASQFKDDESVKLSKFDSWVDSRMISIQDKYRQTLDWSLNHPKTIISLSFGFFALSLLLIIPLKKEFVPAQDTGRFLIRMRAPVGYSIYRTDQEVRPIEDYLRSKEEIYSYFIAVGGVGGGDVNTAMIYATLKNKNDRPINSDTGKSITQKEIFEKLRNELPIVAPSLKISIQDFSLGGFSAGRGYPVEIQVTGSDWDVLASNSEILKEKLENSGYLTDVDSDYNKGQPELRLVPDRRSAALMGVSIANIGNTVGTLMGGRKAGKFTENGRTYDVKVRIDKKEGEDPKSLYETSVRNTHGEIVMLSRLLKFEETESQKNITRVDRARSITIYGNPKDPFSQQQAIEESLRIAKEILPQGYIAKITGAAKTSSESMNSLIAVLGVGILISYMILASQFNHLRQPIYILLALPFSFSGALIALYSFGQSINVYSFIGLILLLGLVKKNSIILVEFINQVRHKLQTSKKISKARSKKTFENADIDSANSLENYKEEMHSAILEASPLRMRPILMTSFSSIAAAIPPALAIGPGEETRIPMAITILGGMFLSTLVTLYLVPVAYGWVEGKMLNRK